In one Longimicrobium sp. genomic region, the following are encoded:
- a CDS encoding OstA-like protein, with protein sequence MRYFILAIAAALAATPAALAAQANSCLLEYQNGPWTAVGDPASRVISADGPLLVKCAGGEELRADSAVIYQAMNEVHLFGQVDFQDPTRTLTADRAIYNSGTGRLFAQGNVIFTDKQRGSTLRGPELEYFKAMPGRPDAQAIATQRPHLTLVPRGNSGQRRDPMEIDGDRITSTGDKFMTAEGNVVIVSKDVRSTAATAFYDATAERMELRTAARVRNPKYELQGEYIESNLRDGKLARVLARTNARLDSERLDIDGPQLLMFFENDKLQRVVSGREPQAAAPRDSTKALPRSVALASGFRLEADSLEAIMPGQELREVHAVGSAHGVAWDTVAAAVPGDTAARQRVTAPPVALEDRDLILADTIIGYFTRDTTARRPARDSADAKVKIERMVAIGNARSIYRVRNDNAPAGQKPAINYLNADHVDLAFHDGQVDNARARGVHRGVYLDPGQPKAPADSASAGTPAGTAGARPAPGNTAARTPTPGRTPAPGTPAAATGTAAQTPRPAPTGAPGRGTRIPTARPVAPAMPTPAAPAPQGGTRP encoded by the coding sequence ATGCGCTACTTCATACTCGCGATCGCGGCGGCGCTTGCCGCCACGCCGGCGGCCCTGGCCGCGCAGGCGAATTCCTGCCTCCTGGAATACCAGAACGGGCCGTGGACCGCCGTGGGCGACCCCGCCAGCCGCGTCATCTCCGCGGACGGTCCGCTGCTGGTGAAGTGCGCCGGCGGCGAGGAGCTACGCGCGGACAGCGCCGTGATCTACCAGGCGATGAACGAGGTGCACCTCTTCGGGCAGGTGGACTTCCAGGATCCAACGCGCACGCTGACCGCCGACCGCGCCATCTACAACTCCGGCACCGGGCGGCTCTTCGCGCAGGGGAACGTCATCTTCACGGACAAGCAGCGCGGCTCCACCCTGCGCGGGCCGGAGCTGGAGTACTTCAAGGCGATGCCGGGGCGGCCGGACGCGCAGGCCATCGCCACGCAGCGCCCGCACCTGACGCTGGTGCCGCGCGGGAACAGCGGCCAGCGGCGCGACCCCATGGAGATCGACGGCGACCGCATCACGAGCACCGGCGACAAGTTCATGACCGCCGAGGGGAACGTGGTGATCGTCAGCAAGGACGTGAGATCCACGGCCGCCACCGCCTTCTACGACGCCACCGCCGAGCGGATGGAGCTGCGCACCGCCGCCCGCGTCCGTAATCCGAAGTACGAGCTGCAGGGCGAGTACATCGAGAGCAACCTGCGCGACGGCAAGCTGGCCCGCGTCCTGGCCCGCACCAACGCACGGCTGGACAGCGAGCGGCTGGACATCGACGGGCCGCAGCTCCTGATGTTCTTTGAGAACGACAAGCTGCAGCGCGTCGTCAGCGGCCGTGAGCCGCAGGCGGCGGCGCCGCGCGACAGCACGAAGGCCCTTCCGCGCTCGGTGGCGCTTGCGAGCGGGTTCCGGCTGGAGGCAGATTCGCTGGAGGCGATCATGCCTGGCCAGGAGCTGCGCGAGGTGCACGCGGTCGGCTCGGCACACGGGGTGGCGTGGGACACGGTGGCGGCGGCCGTGCCGGGCGACACCGCCGCGCGCCAGCGGGTGACCGCCCCGCCCGTGGCGCTGGAAGACCGCGACCTGATCCTGGCGGACACCATCATCGGCTACTTCACGCGCGACACCACGGCCCGCCGCCCCGCCCGCGACAGCGCGGACGCAAAGGTGAAGATCGAGCGGATGGTGGCCATCGGCAACGCGCGCTCCATTTACCGCGTGCGCAACGACAACGCGCCGGCGGGGCAGAAGCCCGCCATCAACTACCTGAACGCCGACCACGTGGACCTGGCGTTCCACGACGGCCAGGTGGACAACGCCCGCGCCCGGGGCGTGCACCGCGGCGTCTACCTGGACCCCGGCCAGCCCAAGGCGCCGGCGGACAGCGCGTCGGCAGGCACGCCGGCCGGTACGGCTGGAGCACGGCCGGCCCCGGGGAACACCGCCGCCCGCACGCCGACTCCCGGCCGCACCCCCGCGCCGGGCACACCGGCGGCAGCTACGGGAACGGCCGCGCAGACCCCCCGTCCCGCGCCCACGGGTGCGCCGGGCCGCGGCACGCGCATCCCCACCGCGCGTCCGGTTGCGCCCGCAATGCCGACGCCCGCCGCGCCCGCACCGCAGGGGGGGACGCGCCCGTGA